In a single window of the Acinetobacter tibetensis genome:
- the pilB gene encoding type IV-A pilus assembly ATPase PilB — MTALQGSPRFTGFIRRLVEDGIVSTENMQTAVSSAKKANQDIVPYLIENLKLKPIVIAEKISEEFGEPLFDLSTYDSAHILRDVVEDKLITKFRVLPIFRRGHQLFVATSNPTHIDAMDAMRFNSKLSIEAIIVEHDKLEKIIEQNYAAESTFEFDDDFELHVHEEHTDQEDNDDQPQEDEAPIVKYINKLLIDAIRMGASDLHFEPYEKVYRVRYRVDGVLRQIATPPLQLANRLASRLKVMSQMDIAEKRVPQDGRIKLKISKTKAIDFRVNSLPTLFGEKIVLRILDPSSAMLGIDALGYEPEQKALFMEALEKPQGMLLITGPTGSGKTVSLYTGLNILNKEDTNISTAEDPVEINLEGINQVNVNNKVGLTFSAALKSFLRQDPDIVMVGEIRDLETAEIAIKAAQTGHMVMSTLHTNSAPETLTRLRNMGVPSFNIATSVNLVIAQRLARRLCPQCKVPTEVPKNSLLEMGFSEQEIQQPDFKIFQPVGCSECRDGYKGRVGIYEVMKITSEISKIIMEDGNAIQIAEASAKLGFNNLRLSGLKKVMQGVTSLQEVNRVTSE, encoded by the coding sequence ATGACAGCACTACAAGGTTCTCCACGATTCACAGGTTTTATTCGCCGTTTGGTCGAAGATGGAATCGTTTCTACTGAAAACATGCAGACTGCTGTTAGCAGTGCAAAGAAAGCAAACCAAGATATTGTCCCTTATTTAATTGAGAATTTAAAACTCAAACCCATTGTCATTGCCGAAAAAATTTCTGAAGAGTTTGGTGAGCCGTTATTTGATCTTTCGACTTATGACTCTGCTCATATTTTAAGAGATGTCGTTGAAGACAAACTGATTACCAAATTCCGCGTTTTGCCCATTTTTCGACGTGGGCATCAACTCTTTGTAGCCACCAGCAATCCGACGCATATAGATGCTATGGATGCCATGCGTTTCAACAGTAAGCTCAGCATTGAAGCAATTATTGTTGAACATGACAAATTAGAAAAAATTATTGAACAAAATTATGCCGCAGAAAGTACCTTTGAGTTTGATGATGACTTTGAATTGCATGTCCATGAAGAGCATACAGATCAAGAAGACAACGATGATCAACCTCAAGAAGATGAGGCCCCGATTGTTAAATATATCAATAAATTATTGATTGATGCGATACGCATGGGTGCATCGGACTTACATTTTGAACCGTATGAAAAAGTGTATCGTGTACGCTACCGTGTAGATGGTGTTTTACGCCAGATTGCTACGCCTCCATTACAGTTAGCCAACCGTCTTGCTTCACGTTTAAAGGTTATGTCTCAAATGGACATTGCTGAAAAACGTGTGCCTCAAGATGGACGGATTAAACTTAAAATATCAAAAACGAAAGCCATCGATTTTCGTGTCAACTCACTGCCGACACTTTTTGGTGAAAAAATTGTGTTGCGTATTTTAGATCCTTCGAGTGCAATGCTGGGTATTGATGCCTTAGGTTATGAACCTGAACAAAAAGCTTTATTTATGGAAGCTCTGGAAAAACCACAAGGGATGCTGCTCATCACAGGTCCCACAGGTTCAGGTAAAACGGTTTCTCTCTATACTGGTCTGAATATTCTCAACAAAGAAGATACCAATATTTCAACCGCTGAAGATCCTGTCGAAATTAACTTGGAAGGTATTAATCAGGTTAACGTGAACAATAAAGTTGGTCTAACCTTCTCAGCCGCATTAAAGTCTTTCTTACGACAAGATCCAGACATTGTCATGGTCGGTGAGATCCGAGACTTAGAAACTGCTGAAATTGCGATTAAAGCCGCGCAAACGGGGCATATGGTGATGTCTACCCTACATACCAATAGCGCACCAGAAACCCTGACTCGTTTAAGAAATATGGGGGTCCCTTCCTTTAATATTGCAACCTCTGTAAACTTAGTGATTGCACAACGACTTGCTCGACGACTCTGTCCACAGTGTAAAGTCCCTACTGAAGTACCCAAAAATAGTTTGTTAGAAATGGGCTTTAGCGAACAAGAGATACAACAGCCAGATTTCAAAATTTTTCAACCTGTCGGTTGTTCAGAATGTCGAGATGGCTATAAAGGGCGTGTGGGGATCTATGAAGTAATGAAAATTACATCTGAAATATCCAAGATTATTATGGAAGATGGTAATGCAATTCAAATTGCAGAAGCATCGGCAAAATTGGGGTTTAATAATCTACGTCTTTCAGGTTTAAAGAAGGTCATGCAAGGGGTAACTTCACTACAAGAAGTCAATCGTGTGACCAGCGAATAA
- a CDS encoding type II secretion system F family protein, which produces MAVKKAQMMPTFSYEGVDRKGAKIKGELPARNMALAKVTLRKQGVAIKTIREKRKNILEGLLKKKVSTLDITIFTRQLATMMKAGVPLVQSFEIVAEGLENPAMREVVLGIKGEVEGGNTFAGALKKYPLYFDNLFCSLVESGEQSGALETMLDRVAIYKEKSELLKQKIKKAMKYPLTVICVAVIVTIILMVKVVPVFESVFSSFGADLPAFTKMVVNMSEWMQKYWFILIIAIGVLIAVFLEAKKRSKKFRDFLDKAALKAPIFGDLVYKAIIARYSRTLATTFAAGVPLIDALESTAGATNNVVYEQAVLKIRDDVATGQQLQFAMRVTDKFPAMAVQMVAIGEESGALDAMLDKVATHYENEVDNAVDGLTSMMEPLIMAVLGVLVGGLVIAMYLPIFQMGSVV; this is translated from the coding sequence ATGGCTGTCAAAAAAGCACAGATGATGCCAACCTTCAGTTATGAAGGAGTTGACCGCAAAGGGGCAAAAATTAAAGGGGAACTCCCTGCACGGAATATGGCTTTAGCTAAAGTCACATTACGTAAGCAAGGGGTTGCCATTAAGACCATTCGAGAAAAGCGAAAAAATATTCTTGAAGGTTTGTTAAAAAAGAAAGTCAGCACACTAGATATCACCATTTTCACACGCCAATTGGCCACCATGATGAAAGCGGGTGTACCTTTGGTACAAAGCTTTGAAATTGTGGCCGAGGGCTTAGAAAACCCAGCAATGCGAGAAGTGGTTTTGGGCATTAAAGGCGAAGTTGAAGGCGGTAATACCTTTGCTGGTGCGCTAAAAAAATACCCCCTGTACTTTGACAATTTATTTTGCTCTTTGGTCGAATCTGGCGAACAATCAGGCGCGCTTGAAACTATGTTGGATCGTGTCGCAATTTATAAAGAAAAAAGCGAACTCCTAAAACAAAAAATCAAAAAAGCCATGAAATATCCGCTCACTGTAATTTGTGTGGCTGTAATTGTAACCATTATTCTAATGGTGAAAGTTGTTCCTGTATTTGAAAGCGTATTCTCTTCTTTCGGTGCAGATCTTCCAGCCTTTACCAAAATGGTCGTGAATATGTCAGAGTGGATGCAAAAATACTGGTTCATTCTAATTATCGCGATTGGAGTCTTGATTGCTGTATTTCTTGAAGCAAAAAAACGGAGTAAAAAATTCCGCGACTTTTTGGATAAAGCGGCATTAAAGGCTCCTATTTTTGGTGATCTGGTTTATAAAGCCATTATCGCGCGTTACAGCCGTACTTTAGCCACGACCTTTGCTGCCGGCGTTCCACTGATTGATGCTTTAGAATCAACTGCTGGTGCCACCAATAACGTGGTCTATGAGCAAGCAGTACTTAAAATCCGAGATGATGTTGCGACTGGGCAACAGTTGCAATTTGCCATGCGGGTCACGGATAAATTTCCTGCTATGGCGGTACAAATGGTTGCCATTGGTGAGGAATCAGGTGCACTGGATGCCATGTTAGATAAAGTCGCGACACATTATGAAAATGAAGTCGATAATGCCGTTGATGGCTTAACATCAATGATGGAACCCTTAATCATGGCGGTTCTTGGGGTCCTTGTCGGTGGTCTGGTCATTGCCATGTATCTTCCAATCTTCCAAATGGGTTCTGTGGTTTAA
- a CDS encoding prepilin peptidase has translation MQDLLDYFIQNPTALYVAVGIFSLCIGSFLNVVIYRTPKMMEQEWHQDCQLLLHPEQAILDEKKLSLSQPASTCPKCKKPIRWYQNIPVISWLVLRGKCGTCNNPISIRYPLVELLTAICALTVVAVYGPTLQMLFGLILTYTLIALTFIDFDTQLLPDRYTLPLAALGLGINSYSIYTSPSVAIWGYIIGFLCLWIVYYLFKIITGKEGMGYGDFKLLAALGAWMGPLLLPLIILLSSLVGAIIGIILLKIRKENQPFAFGPYIAIAGWVAFLWGEQIMKVYLGQ, from the coding sequence ATGCAAGATTTACTCGATTATTTTATTCAAAACCCAACTGCACTTTATGTCGCAGTTGGGATTTTTAGTTTATGCATTGGTAGTTTTTTAAACGTTGTCATTTATCGCACTCCCAAAATGATGGAGCAAGAATGGCATCAAGACTGTCAACTACTCTTACATCCTGAACAAGCCATTTTGGATGAGAAAAAACTCAGTCTCAGCCAGCCAGCTTCAACCTGTCCGAAATGTAAGAAACCTATTCGTTGGTATCAGAATATTCCTGTCATTAGCTGGTTAGTATTACGTGGTAAATGTGGAACCTGTAACAATCCCATCAGTATTCGCTATCCTTTGGTTGAATTACTGACTGCCATCTGTGCTTTGACAGTCGTCGCGGTCTATGGTCCCACCTTACAAATGTTGTTTGGTTTGATTCTCACCTATACATTAATCGCACTAACATTTATTGATTTCGATACCCAACTTTTACCTGATCGTTATACCTTGCCATTGGCAGCTTTAGGACTGGGGATTAACAGCTATTCCATTTATACCTCTCCAAGTGTTGCTATTTGGGGCTATATCATTGGTTTTCTTTGCCTTTGGATTGTGTATTACCTGTTTAAAATTATTACAGGTAAAGAAGGCATGGGCTATGGTGACTTTAAATTACTGGCTGCTTTAGGGGCTTGGATGGGTCCGTTGCTGCTACCATTGATCATATTACTGTCTTCACTGGTCGGTGCGATCATCGGAATTATTCTGCTTAAAATCCGTAAAGAAAATCAACCTTTTGCTTTTGGCCCCTATATTGCCATCGCGGGTTGGGTTGCCTTTTTATGGGGTGAACAGATTATGAAAGTTTATCTAGGACAATGA
- the coaE gene encoding dephospho-CoA kinase (Dephospho-CoA kinase (CoaE) performs the final step in coenzyme A biosynthesis.), with product MQAPFILGLTGGIGSGKSAASHWFETQGIQVVDADIVAREVVEPNQPALHAIQAAFGDWVLDKTGALNRKALREHIFQHADARKTLESITHPAIRQSILQQLQNATSPYVILVSPLLLETNQHELTDRVLLIDASEDLQIERASQRDRQSIQQIRQIIQAQMPRMQKQQLAHDIVLNDGHLSHLYAHLEPLHQKYLSMAQQKQSV from the coding sequence ATGCAAGCTCCATTCATTCTTGGTCTTACAGGTGGAATTGGTAGCGGGAAATCCGCTGCCAGCCATTGGTTTGAAACACAAGGCATTCAAGTGGTCGATGCCGATATTGTCGCGCGTGAAGTGGTCGAACCGAATCAGCCTGCCTTACATGCCATTCAAGCAGCCTTTGGCGACTGGGTACTCGATAAAACAGGTGCACTCAATCGTAAAGCCTTACGTGAACATATCTTTCAACATGCTGATGCGCGTAAAACCCTGGAAAGCATCACCCACCCTGCTATTCGACAATCGATTCTTCAGCAATTGCAGAATGCCACCAGTCCTTATGTGATTCTGGTCTCACCACTACTACTAGAGACCAATCAACACGAGTTGACTGATCGTGTCTTATTAATTGATGCATCGGAAGACTTACAGATTGAACGCGCCAGCCAAAGAGATCGACAAAGTATTCAGCAGATCCGACAGATTATTCAAGCACAAATGCCACGAATGCAAAAACAACAGCTAGCGCATGATATTGTGCTCAATGATGGTCATCTCAGCCATCTTTATGCACATCTTGAACCTTTACATCAGAAATATTTAAGCATGGCACAGCAAAAGCAGTCAGTTTAA
- a CDS encoding DMT family transporter, translated as MISHRSKGYLFVAITMCIWGGFTLASRLSAQWHISAWDITALRFALAFCILMPILIYKKDTAFLWHKQPIILALIGGVAYCLTSYSAFHYVPAAHAAIFLNGCLPLCTAIAAYLLFKQPFDRHTWLSLAIMLTAIGSMSYLMYQETGVAFGFGDLLFLLSAIWWGIFTVLLRQWKLSAWHSMASVAIWSAIIYLPIYLLFLPKHLDQPEPMHLLLQTLFHGIFVVIVATLTYVEAIKRLGAFKAGSIVTLAPFIAAILAVPLLHEPLSLAIMCGLLGMGIGALQPWRWLRKDTLQAQLDQQKRSS; from the coding sequence ATGATTTCACACCGCTCCAAAGGCTATTTGTTTGTTGCCATTACCATGTGCATTTGGGGCGGATTTACTTTGGCTTCTCGTTTAAGTGCACAATGGCATATCAGTGCGTGGGATATCACTGCACTGCGTTTTGCACTGGCGTTTTGCATTTTAATGCCGATTTTAATTTATAAAAAAGACACTGCTTTTTTATGGCATAAACAACCGATCATTTTGGCACTTATCGGGGGTGTGGCGTACTGTTTAACGTCATATAGTGCATTTCATTATGTTCCTGCGGCACATGCAGCCATTTTCTTGAATGGTTGTTTACCACTATGTACTGCAATCGCGGCGTATTTACTGTTTAAACAACCTTTTGATCGCCATACATGGTTGAGTTTAGCTATTATGCTGACCGCAATTGGCTCAATGTCTTATTTGATGTATCAGGAAACAGGGGTTGCTTTTGGTTTTGGTGACTTACTGTTTCTCTTGAGTGCAATCTGGTGGGGGATTTTTACGGTTCTATTGCGGCAATGGAAACTTTCCGCTTGGCATTCCATGGCGAGTGTCGCGATTTGGTCTGCAATTATCTATTTGCCTATCTATTTGTTATTTTTACCGAAACATCTCGATCAACCAGAACCGATGCATTTGTTGTTGCAAACACTTTTCCATGGCATTTTTGTAGTGATTGTTGCAACGCTGACTTACGTCGAAGCAATCAAGCGACTCGGTGCATTTAAGGCGGGCAGTATTGTGACTTTGGCGCCATTTATTGCTGCGATTCTGGCTGTGCCTTTATTGCATGAACCGTTAAGTTTGGCAATTATGTGCGGTTTGCTGGGGATGGGAATTGGGGCTTTGCAGCCGTGGCGTTGGTTACGTAAAGACACCTTGCAAGCGCAACTCGATCAGCAAAAGAGGTCATCTTAA
- the rlmB gene encoding 23S rRNA (guanosine(2251)-2'-O)-methyltransferase RlmB, with protein MAKPEYYYGVHSVESLLELEPERVLTLFTLKGRDDQRLKRVLELAEPFGISVQQTGRDRLEKMAGLPFHQGVVAAVRPNPILNEKDLEALLKQSPNCLLLGLDQVTDPHNLGACIRTAAAMGVEAVIVPRDRSASLTPTARKVAAGGAEKVKFIQVTNLARTLAQIKDEFNVRVVGTMLDEKALPLQQFDFTGTAVCVVMGAEDTGLRPITQSQCDQTVYIPMAGNLQSLNVSVATGMALYEACRQRQSV; from the coding sequence ATGGCAAAACCTGAATATTATTATGGCGTTCATTCAGTAGAGTCGCTCTTAGAATTGGAGCCTGAACGTGTTCTAACTTTGTTCACCTTGAAAGGGCGTGATGACCAACGTTTAAAACGTGTACTTGAGTTGGCTGAACCTTTTGGTATTAGTGTGCAACAAACAGGTCGGGATCGATTAGAAAAAATGGCTGGCTTGCCATTTCACCAAGGGGTCGTGGCCGCTGTTCGCCCTAATCCAATTTTAAATGAAAAAGATCTGGAAGCCTTACTGAAGCAATCACCAAATTGTTTATTGCTGGGGTTAGACCAAGTCACCGATCCACATAACCTAGGTGCATGTATTCGTACTGCGGCTGCCATGGGTGTGGAAGCAGTAATTGTGCCACGTGATCGTTCTGCAAGTTTGACCCCGACAGCACGTAAAGTTGCGGCGGGTGGTGCTGAAAAAGTTAAATTTATTCAAGTGACCAATTTGGCACGGACTTTAGCGCAAATTAAAGATGAGTTTAATGTGCGTGTGGTGGGGACCATGCTCGATGAGAAAGCACTTCCATTACAGCAGTTCGATTTTACTGGAACCGCGGTATGTGTGGTGATGGGTGCTGAAGATACAGGCCTGCGTCCAATTACCCAGTCTCAATGTGATCAAACCGTTTATATTCCGATGGCGGGCAACTTACAAAGTTTGAATGTGAGTGTGGCAACAGGCATGGCACTCTATGAAGCATGTCGCCAACGTCAAAGCGTTTAA
- a CDS encoding pyrimidine/purine nucleoside phosphorylase, with product MSAQFDHVSVIKKSNVYFGGLCISHTVQFEDGTKKTLGVILPTEQALTFETHVPERMEIISGECRVKIADSEESELFRAGQSFYVPGNSRFKIETDEVLDYVCHLEG from the coding sequence ATGTCAGCTCAGTTTGATCATGTATCAGTTATCAAAAAATCGAACGTTTACTTTGGTGGATTATGCATTAGCCATACCGTTCAATTTGAAGATGGAACCAAAAAAACCCTAGGCGTTATTCTTCCAACTGAACAAGCCTTAACGTTTGAAACACATGTGCCTGAGCGTATGGAAATTATTTCTGGTGAGTGCCGTGTAAAAATTGCGGATAGTGAAGAAAGTGAATTGTTCCGTGCAGGGCAATCATTTTATGTACCTGGCAATAGCCGTTTTAAAATTGAAACAGATGAAGTTTTAGACTATGTATGCCATTTAGAAGGCTAA
- the recN gene encoding DNA repair protein RecN has translation MLTHLTLINFALADHLAIDIDQGFNVLTGETGAGKSLLLDALSASLGDRTDTNYVRYGADKADITAVFSYEQHSPEASWLQQHELDDDSGEIHLRRVIFATGRSKAWINGRPSSLSELKELGRLLVQLYSQHSQQQLLEPPYPKHWLDRYSNFAQPAQQVKEAYSNWQQTIRQHQAALDAQASRKQRIATLELQLEELEEVIQLAYKEIEQEFDRLSHHEHIMQDCSYALNTLDEAEQNINQELSVLIRRLESHAGRSEQLAEIHNSILNAQSELEDATANLRQFIDRQSYDPERMEELNAQLEVFHRFARKYRTQPEALNQEYQGWQAELAQLHALEDPETLAEQVELAHQDFLAKAQHLDEIRRAAATPLAKQLTEQVKQLALPEAHFEFKFEPLEQASADGLSFIQLLFTANKGIPAQPLARVASGGELSRIALVMQVMNAEKTEAEVLVFDEIDVGISGGTAEIVGRLLADLAQHVQILCITHQAQVAAQSDQHLLVKKQQTDPASSTIISLEEPQRILELARMTGGVEISETTLQHAKQLRQLKFQPV, from the coding sequence ATGCTGACACATTTAACTCTCATCAACTTTGCCTTAGCTGATCACTTAGCCATTGATATTGATCAAGGTTTTAATGTTCTTACGGGTGAAACTGGTGCAGGAAAATCATTATTACTGGATGCGCTTTCAGCCAGCTTAGGCGACCGCACAGACACCAATTATGTGCGCTATGGTGCAGATAAGGCCGATATTACCGCCGTGTTTAGTTATGAACAGCATAGCCCCGAAGCCTCTTGGTTACAGCAACATGAGTTAGATGATGATTCAGGCGAAATCCATTTAAGACGCGTCATCTTCGCTACAGGTCGCAGTAAAGCTTGGATTAATGGTCGTCCCAGCAGTTTGTCTGAACTCAAAGAGTTAGGGCGACTTCTGGTTCAACTCTATAGTCAGCACAGTCAACAGCAACTTTTAGAGCCACCTTATCCGAAGCACTGGCTTGATCGTTACAGTAATTTTGCGCAACCTGCACAACAAGTCAAAGAAGCCTATTCAAATTGGCAGCAAACCATTCGTCAGCATCAAGCTGCACTCGATGCCCAAGCCAGCCGTAAACAACGTATTGCAACCCTTGAATTACAACTCGAAGAATTAGAAGAAGTGATTCAATTGGCATATAAAGAGATTGAACAGGAGTTCGACCGACTCAGTCATCATGAACACATCATGCAAGATTGTAGTTATGCCTTAAATACCCTGGATGAAGCTGAGCAGAATATCAATCAGGAATTGTCTGTGCTCATTCGTCGCTTAGAGTCTCATGCGGGACGCAGCGAACAATTGGCAGAAATACATAACTCCATTCTGAATGCGCAAAGCGAATTGGAAGATGCAACGGCAAATTTACGTCAGTTTATTGACCGTCAGAGCTATGACCCTGAGCGCATGGAAGAATTAAATGCTCAACTTGAGGTGTTCCATCGTTTTGCCCGTAAATACCGCACCCAACCAGAAGCTTTAAATCAGGAATACCAAGGCTGGCAAGCAGAGCTAGCACAGTTACATGCCCTAGAAGACCCTGAAACTTTAGCCGAACAAGTCGAACTGGCACATCAGGACTTTTTAGCGAAAGCGCAACATCTAGATGAAATCCGACGTGCGGCAGCAACACCATTGGCCAAACAATTGACCGAACAAGTGAAGCAACTGGCGCTGCCTGAAGCCCATTTTGAATTTAAGTTTGAACCGCTAGAACAAGCTTCTGCCGATGGACTAAGCTTTATCCAGCTTTTATTTACTGCCAATAAAGGCATTCCAGCACAACCTCTGGCGCGTGTGGCTTCGGGTGGTGAGTTGTCTCGTATTGCCCTCGTGATGCAAGTCATGAATGCCGAAAAAACTGAAGCCGAGGTCTTGGTCTTTGACGAAATTGATGTGGGGATCAGTGGCGGAACTGCGGAAATTGTAGGGCGTCTACTGGCTGATTTAGCACAACATGTGCAAATTCTCTGTATTACTCATCAGGCGCAAGTGGCAGCTCAGTCAGATCAGCATTTACTGGTGAAAAAACAGCAAACCGATCCTGCCAGCAGCACCATTATTTCACTCGAAGAACCGCAGCGGATTTTGGAATTGGCACGGATGACAGGTGGTGTTGAAATTAGTGAAACTACGCTACAACACGCAAAACAACTCCGACAATTAAAATTCCAGCCCGTCTAA
- a CDS encoding YqgE/AlgH family protein: MTKQYLTHRCLIAPPEMKDEFFAHTVIYLARHDDEGAQGIIINRPSGISVKELLNDLEIDADNVHPHDVLQGGPLRPEAGFVLHTGQPTWHSSIAVGENVCITTSKDILDAIAHNEGVGRYQIALGYASWAKHQLEDEITRGDWLICDADMDLIFNLPYGDRWDAAYKKMGVDRNWLSSEIGHA; encoded by the coding sequence GTGACCAAACAATATCTCACGCATCGTTGCCTGATTGCCCCGCCAGAAATGAAAGATGAGTTTTTTGCTCATACCGTCATTTATTTGGCTCGACATGATGATGAAGGTGCGCAAGGCATTATTATCAATCGACCTTCTGGCATTTCCGTAAAAGAATTACTTAATGATCTAGAAATTGATGCAGATAATGTACATCCGCATGATGTGTTACAAGGTGGCCCTTTACGCCCAGAAGCAGGCTTTGTATTGCATACAGGACAACCGACTTGGCATTCATCGATTGCCGTTGGAGAAAACGTCTGCATTACCACCTCTAAAGATATTTTAGATGCGATTGCGCATAACGAAGGTGTGGGACGCTATCAAATTGCTCTAGGCTATGCCAGTTGGGCCAAACATCAACTGGAAGATGAAATTACCCGCGGCGATTGGCTGATTTGCGATGCCGATATGGATTTAATTTTTAACTTGCCTTATGGCGACCGTTGGGACGCAGCATACAAAAAAATGGGCGTCGACCGTAATTGGTTATCTTCAGAGATTGGTCATGCCTGA
- the ruvX gene encoding Holliday junction resolvase RuvX, producing the protein MPDLSQPQLIMAFDFGTQKMGMAVGQSIISSANPLALFPMKDGIPHWDNLLKLVKQHQPNLFLVGLPLNMDDSESELSTRARKFARRLRHQTNIETLMVDERLTTREARDELDHYQAQGRGKKLSADSLAAALLIESWYRHPEGVQP; encoded by the coding sequence ATGCCTGATTTATCTCAACCGCAATTAATTATGGCCTTTGACTTTGGCACACAAAAAATGGGCATGGCTGTCGGGCAGTCTATTATTTCCAGTGCTAATCCACTGGCTTTATTTCCCATGAAAGATGGTATTCCCCATTGGGACAATTTACTAAAACTGGTCAAACAACATCAACCGAACTTATTTTTAGTCGGATTACCGTTGAATATGGATGATAGTGAATCGGAGCTTTCAACCCGCGCACGTAAATTTGCTCGTCGTTTGCGCCATCAAACCAATATTGAAACCTTGATGGTCGATGAGCGCCTAACCACCCGCGAAGCACGCGATGAACTCGATCATTATCAAGCACAAGGTCGTGGGAAAAAACTTTCTGCCGATAGTCTTGCTGCCGCATTACTGATCGAAAGTTGGTATCGTCACCCCGAAGGTGTACAACCTTAA
- a CDS encoding HlyD family secretion protein, whose amino-acid sequence MNTLDTRKVIRPIVTAVMLLAAIYVVVHLWNYYNSAPWTRDGRVRGDVMQVSSDVSGLVTQVLVQDNQSVKKGQVLFKIDVARQALDVEQAKSDLAKAHAGLAEAEAALAQARANVIKSQANANLADKNASRYGNLMEGAISKQEQDQMFAARDQSHAEHEQMLAAIEQAKANIVQQKALIEVANSNLHLAQLNLTRSEVLAPADGSLSNFSLQVGNYVKTGDAVAALVNRQQLYVVGYFEETKLNHIQIGDPATVQLMGDDQKIKGHVQGVASGIEDRERSSSSTLLANVNPTFTWVRLAQRVPVKIVLDEMPKNQLAFVAGRTATIHIQTKQ is encoded by the coding sequence ATGAATACCTTAGATACACGTAAAGTAATCCGCCCCATCGTCACAGCCGTGATGTTACTGGCAGCGATCTACGTGGTGGTGCATTTATGGAATTATTATAATTCAGCACCTTGGACACGTGATGGTCGTGTTAGAGGGGACGTTATGCAAGTATCTTCGGATGTTTCTGGCTTAGTCACTCAGGTTTTGGTTCAAGATAACCAAAGCGTTAAAAAAGGACAGGTGCTGTTTAAAATTGATGTCGCACGTCAGGCACTGGATGTAGAGCAGGCAAAATCAGATTTAGCAAAAGCCCATGCAGGTTTGGCAGAAGCAGAAGCTGCACTGGCCCAAGCGAGAGCCAACGTGATTAAGTCTCAAGCCAATGCCAATTTGGCAGATAAAAATGCCAGTCGTTATGGCAATTTGATGGAGGGGGCAATTTCGAAACAAGAACAGGATCAAATGTTCGCAGCGCGCGATCAATCGCATGCCGAGCATGAGCAAATGTTGGCAGCCATTGAACAGGCCAAAGCCAATATTGTGCAACAAAAAGCGTTAATTGAAGTGGCAAACAGTAATTTGCATTTGGCGCAACTCAATTTGACCCGCTCCGAGGTACTTGCTCCCGCCGATGGGAGCTTATCTAACTTTAGTTTACAGGTGGGTAATTATGTCAAAACAGGGGATGCTGTTGCCGCCTTGGTCAATCGTCAGCAATTGTATGTGGTCGGTTATTTTGAAGAAACCAAATTGAACCATATTCAAATTGGTGATCCTGCTACGGTTCAGTTGATGGGGGATGATCAGAAAATTAAAGGTCATGTGCAGGGGGTTGCTTCAGGGATTGAAGATCGTGAACGTTCGAGTAGCTCTACCTTGTTGGCAAATGTAAATCCAACTTTTACTTGGGTGCGTTTGGCCCAGCGGGTACCTGTGAAAATTGTGTTAGATGAAATGCCGAAAAACCAGTTGGCTTTTGTTGCAGGTCGAACCGCAACCATTCATATCCAGACCAAGCAGTAA
- a CDS encoding DUF1656 domain-containing protein — translation MGEFNAYGVYIPVFLIQAIVAFLVFKLVSILTNPWLDQGWVALPGVFNICLYIILLMGVHEGFLVFWGI, via the coding sequence ATGGGCGAGTTCAATGCGTATGGAGTTTATATTCCTGTTTTCTTGATTCAAGCAATTGTTGCATTTTTAGTCTTTAAATTGGTTTCAATCTTGACCAACCCATGGCTGGATCAAGGTTGGGTCGCATTGCCAGGGGTCTTCAATATCTGCCTCTACATTATTTTATTAATGGGCGTGCATGAAGGGTTTTTGGTGTTTTGGGGTATTTAG